The following are encoded together in the Streptomyces tsukubensis genome:
- a CDS encoding roadblock/LC7 domain-containing protein has product MQQRADMDWMLKDLAESVPQTRHIVVLSSDGLCMARYDTDIDAADRLAAIGSGLQSLSVAVATEFPHSDGRMRMVVIEVSGGFMYLMAAGAGAHLAVLADEGVDAGLVGQCMRDLVARIGAHLTSPPRNDGPMT; this is encoded by the coding sequence ATGCAACAGCGCGCTGACATGGACTGGATGCTGAAGGATCTCGCGGAGAGCGTTCCGCAGACCCGGCACATCGTGGTGCTGTCCTCGGACGGCCTGTGCATGGCCCGTTATGACACCGACATCGACGCCGCCGACCGCCTGGCGGCCATCGGATCCGGTCTCCAGAGCCTGTCCGTAGCGGTAGCGACGGAATTCCCGCACAGCGACGGACGTATGCGGATGGTCGTCATCGAGGTCAGCGGTGGCTTCATGTATCTGATGGCGGCAGGGGCGGGAGCCCACCTCGCCGTACTCGCCGACGAGGGGGTCGACGCGGGGCTGGTCGGCCAGTGCATGCGCGACCTGGTGGCACGTATCGGCGCCCACCTCACGAGCCCGCCCCGGAACGACGGACCGATGACATGA
- a CDS encoding DUF742 domain-containing protein, with protein sequence MSDSDGAWDEGTPERLYVITGGRVDSNDRVGLDLVTLIAARQDPQVGMQPELASILRVCRSPLSVAEISAYLVLPPSLISVLLTDLLADGRVEARTPDPSRPDIALIEAVIHGLQKL encoded by the coding sequence ATGAGCGACTCCGACGGGGCGTGGGACGAAGGCACTCCCGAGCGGCTGTACGTGATCACGGGAGGCCGGGTCGACTCGAACGACCGAGTCGGCCTGGACCTCGTGACGCTGATCGCCGCCCGTCAGGACCCTCAGGTGGGGATGCAGCCCGAGCTGGCTTCCATCCTGCGGGTCTGCCGGTCGCCGCTCTCCGTCGCCGAGATCTCCGCGTACCTGGTCCTCCCCCCGAGTCTGATCAGCGTGCTGCTCACCGACCTGCTGGCCGACGGACGGGTCGAGGCCCGCACCCCCGACCCGTCGCGCCCCGACATTGCACTGATAGAGGCGGTTATCCATGGACTCCAGAAGCTCTGA